The Pyrodictium delaneyi genome contains a region encoding:
- the nadA gene encoding quinolinate synthase NadA, which translates to MHRELVEKLETLRRRRRAVILAHNYQPPEVQDIADFVGDSLELARKAMETDADVIVLAGVRFMAETAKLLNPDRIVLHPVPDAGCPLADFLTVNAIREARREHPGAPVVLYINSHLDAKAEADYIVTSSSAVKLVSMLEDDTVLFGPDRNLADYVAENLPGKRIVPVPLHGHCPVHQYLITARHVEEARRRYPGARVLIHPEAPREARRLADYVGSTSQMVRYIGETGAQGTYLLGTEEGLAYRARKLYPTADVKPLNPKAICRNMKKITLRSIVEALERLAPRVELDPVQAKKAREAMERSLEMFKKN; encoded by the coding sequence ATGCACAGAGAGCTTGTCGAGAAGCTCGAAACGCTCCGCCGTAGGCGGCGCGCTGTTATACTCGCGCACAACTACCAACCGCCAGAAGTCCAGGACATAGCCGACTTTGTGGGCGACAGCCTAGAGCTAGCAAGGAAAGCTATGGAGACTGATGCAGACGTCATAGTGCTCGCTGGCGTCAGATTCATGGCCGAGACGGCTAAGCTACTCAACCCTGACCGGATAGTCCTCCACCCCGTCCCGGACGCTGGCTGTCCTCTTGCAGACTTCCTGACAGTCAACGCTATCCGTGAAGCACGCCGGGAGCACCCCGGAGCACCAGTCGTGCTCTACATTAACTCCCACCTAGACGCTAAGGCTGAGGCAGACTACATCGTCACGAGCAGTAGCGCGGTAAAACTGGTCTCGATGCTGGAGGACGATACTGTGCTCTTCGGCCCTGACCGCAACCTAGCAGACTATGTCGCTGAGAACCTTCCCGGTAAGCGGATAGTACCAGTACCGCTTCACGGCCATTGCCCCGTACACCAGTATCTCATCACAGCACGCCACGTCGAGGAGGCCCGGCGCCGCTACCCCGGAGCCAGGGTGCTAATCCACCCCGAGGCACCCCGGGAGGCACGGAGACTAGCAGACTACGTTGGGAGCACGAGCCAGATGGTACGCTACATAGGCGAGACCGGGGCCCAGGGCACCTACCTGCTAGGCACAGAGGAGGGCCTAGCATACCGCGCCCGGAAGCTCTACCCTACAGCAGACGTGAAGCCGCTAAACCCTAAAGCAATCTGCAGAAACATGAAGAAGATAACACTGCGCAGCATAGTAGAAGCACTCGAGCGCCTTGCACCACGGGTAGAGCTAGACCCCGTTCAAGCCAAGAAGGCGCGCGAAGCAATGGAGCGGAGCCTAGAGATGTTTAAGAAAAACTAG
- a CDS encoding DUF4405 domain-containing protein has protein sequence MANIILLARRITVILLVSLGFLTLISGFLLETMPRGPGSGYATALGLTKDLWTDIHVYAGFAAAGAAIVHVYTNYRGLLYHLGLIRPRHRSTVVKTASTQKTGRKEAEVAKS, from the coding sequence ATGGCAAACATAATATTGTTAGCACGCAGGATAACTGTAATACTATTGGTTAGCCTAGGATTCCTAACTCTGATATCAGGCTTCCTACTAGAAACTATGCCAAGAGGCCCTGGTAGCGGTTATGCAACAGCACTTGGACTAACCAAGGACTTATGGACAGACATTCACGTCTATGCTGGGTTTGCTGCAGCTGGTGCTGCAATAGTACACGTGTATACCAACTATCGTGGACTACTGTATCATCTCGGCCTGATAAGGCCTCGACACCGGTCAACAGTAGTAAAGACTGCTAGCACCCAGAAGACCGGCCGCAAGGAGGCAGAAGTAGCTAAGAGTTAA